The following are from one region of the Ktedonobacteraceae bacterium genome:
- a CDS encoding TIM-barrel domain-containing protein: MLTTVRQFYYQCRKGSEHIWHAEETDPAECLLAGAILDSNTIRVRFVRGGILDETRYQLVDGRPGTLPYHSWIVTKGDEEWPQFLDEEQARAIIEPYLHGFSFSSTAIRLARSLASEERIYGLGERTGDMNKRGLAFPVWNVDPPQFHGPQTVTMYTSIPFYLGLHLDEGRAYGILIDHTGLVDMDLGKTNESEATMTIQGDSMVVYFFTGPQPADVMRQYAALTGHMPLPPRWAIGYQQCRWDYKSEEEIRELAAKLRARHHPCDGIWLDIDYMNGYRCFTWDAQRFPDPTRMANELHEQGIHLVTIIDPGIKIDDDYSVYRQGMEHDYFCRHEDGKLFTGTVWPGECVFPDFSRSEVRSWWGNLYSGLLDQGVDGIWNDMNEPALSNLLSAPDEPSAHGKTMSNDVLHRAGGDNPTGPDGPPVLHKFFHNAYGMEMARSTFEGLTRLRPDTRPFVLSRSGTGGVQRYAAIWTGDNTSAWDNILMAIPMCLNLSMSGVPFIGMDIGGFWNASNGELLVRFAQLGALLPFCRNHNATGNPDQEPWAFGEPYESAFRAAIEQRYRLLPYIYTLFHEATAQGTPIMRPLYYHYPNDELACDSQDEFLLGDSLLSAPIYEQGATSRNVYLPAGTWFDYWDGTAYPGSGTIEVAAPLERWPLFVRGNSILPSGPVMQYTDQRPTDPLTITCYMSGDGLASYTLYEDDGSTLAYRKGAFALTHISCRVDSDLAAVEIEEQYEHYRSQREWYDLVVFTGGQIRQQRVRAGQSKVVIRL; this comes from the coding sequence ATGTTAACAACCGTCCGGCAATTCTACTATCAATGCAGGAAAGGAAGCGAGCATATCTGGCACGCGGAAGAAACTGACCCCGCTGAGTGCCTGCTCGCGGGAGCCATCCTCGACAGTAATACCATTCGAGTACGTTTCGTGCGCGGTGGCATACTGGATGAAACGCGCTATCAACTCGTCGATGGCAGACCCGGCACGCTTCCCTATCATTCCTGGATTGTCACAAAAGGTGACGAAGAGTGGCCTCAATTCCTGGACGAGGAACAGGCGCGAGCTATTATCGAGCCGTATCTACACGGCTTTTCCTTCTCATCCACCGCCATTCGCCTGGCACGCTCACTCGCCAGCGAGGAGCGCATCTACGGATTGGGCGAACGTACCGGCGATATGAACAAGCGCGGGCTGGCATTCCCAGTCTGGAACGTTGATCCACCACAGTTCCACGGACCGCAAACAGTCACGATGTATACCTCTATCCCTTTCTATCTTGGCCTGCATCTCGATGAGGGCAGGGCTTATGGCATTTTAATCGATCATACCGGATTGGTCGATATGGACCTGGGCAAAACGAACGAATCAGAGGCTACCATGACCATACAAGGCGATAGCATGGTCGTCTATTTCTTTACAGGTCCACAACCCGCCGATGTCATGAGACAATATGCCGCATTGACCGGGCACATGCCTTTACCGCCCAGGTGGGCCATTGGCTATCAACAATGCCGCTGGGACTATAAAAGTGAGGAAGAAATCCGCGAACTGGCAGCAAAACTTCGCGCCCGCCATCATCCCTGCGACGGCATCTGGCTGGATATTGACTATATGAACGGCTATCGCTGTTTCACATGGGATGCCCAGCGCTTCCCTGATCCTACACGCATGGCTAACGAGCTGCACGAGCAGGGAATACACCTGGTTACTATTATTGATCCAGGCATAAAAATCGACGATGATTACTCCGTCTACCGGCAGGGAATGGAGCATGACTACTTTTGCCGCCACGAAGATGGAAAGCTCTTTACTGGCACCGTCTGGCCAGGTGAGTGCGTTTTTCCCGATTTCTCCCGCAGTGAGGTACGTAGCTGGTGGGGCAATCTTTACTCGGGATTGCTCGATCAGGGAGTTGATGGTATCTGGAATGATATGAATGAACCGGCATTATCGAACTTACTTTCAGCGCCAGATGAACCATCAGCACATGGAAAGACGATGAGCAATGACGTGCTGCACCGCGCTGGCGGGGATAATCCTACCGGACCTGATGGCCCACCAGTGCTGCATAAATTTTTCCATAATGCATATGGCATGGAAATGGCTCGCTCGACATTCGAAGGATTAACGCGCCTGCGACCGGATACGCGGCCTTTCGTCCTCTCACGCTCCGGCACTGGCGGCGTACAGCGCTATGCCGCAATATGGACGGGCGATAATACGAGCGCCTGGGATAACATTCTGATGGCCATACCGATGTGCCTCAACCTGAGCATGAGCGGCGTACCTTTCATAGGCATGGATATTGGCGGATTCTGGAATGCCAGCAATGGAGAACTACTGGTACGTTTTGCCCAGCTCGGCGCTTTACTACCATTCTGTCGCAACCATAATGCTACAGGCAATCCCGACCAGGAGCCGTGGGCTTTCGGCGAACCTTATGAAAGCGCATTCCGCGCCGCCATTGAACAACGTTACCGCCTGCTGCCCTACATCTATACGCTCTTCCACGAGGCAACGGCTCAAGGCACACCCATCATGCGCCCGCTGTACTACCATTACCCAAACGACGAACTGGCTTGCGACAGCCAGGATGAATTTCTCCTGGGCGATAGTCTCCTCTCCGCGCCTATCTACGAGCAAGGGGCCACAAGCCGTAACGTATATCTACCGGCTGGAACCTGGTTCGATTATTGGGACGGGACAGCATATCCCGGTTCGGGCACAATAGAAGTGGCGGCACCACTCGAGCGCTGGCCGTTATTCGTGCGCGGCAACAGCATTCTCCCCAGCGGCCCTGTGATGCAATATACAGACCAGCGGCCAACCGATCCCCTGACTATTACCTGCTATATGTCAGGAGATGGATTGGCAAGCTACACGCTCTACGAGGATGACGGCTCAACCCTGGCTTACCGGAAAGGCGCGTTCGCCCTGACACA